Genomic segment of Dactylococcopsis salina PCC 8305:
TCACCTACTTTTTTAATGGCGGCGAGGAAAAACCCTTTACAGGAGAAGATCGCAAACTGATCAATAGTCCTTTAGTTTCCACTTATGACAAAGCCCCTGCAATGTCCGCCGAAGCTGTGACCGATGTCGCTTGTGAAGCCGTAGAACAAGGGATTTATTCCTTAGTGGTGATTAACTACGCAAATCCTGATATGGTTGGTCATACAGGGAATTTAAACGCCGCCATCAGCGCGATCGAAACCGTTGATAGCTGTTTAGGACGCTTGCTAGAGAGTATCAGTAAAATGGGAGGAACAGCCCTGATTACTGCTGATCATGGTAATTCCGAATACATGGCGGACGAAGCTGGGAATCCTTGGACAGCGCACACTACTAACTTAGTCCCTTTTATCTTCTTAGAAGGAGAAAAACGTAAAATCCCAGGACATGGCGGCGAAGTCCAATTACGGGAAGGTGGCTGTTTAGCGGATATTGCTCCCACTATTCTAGAGATTTTGCAACTTCCGCAACCGCAAGAAATGACAGGGGAGTCATTGATTGCAACTAGCAACGTTCAAGTGAAGCGTAATCGTACCCCTGTCGATATTTCCCTATAAGTCTTGATATCCTAGAACTCTTATCTTTAATCGAGTAAAAAAAATGACAGTTGAAACCCTTTTAGAAATTACCTCCATTGCTTCAGCCCTTTTATTGATTGTTTTGGTCTTACTTCATTCTCCCAAGAGTGATGGTTTAGGTGGGCTGAGTGGTCAATCGGAACTGTTTACCAGCACCAAAAGCGCCGAGAAGACCTTAAACCGCATTACTTGGGCGTTAGGTTTAGTGTTCATCAGCAGCACGATCGTTTTAAGCGCTGGTTGGGTGTAGGTTGGGTGGAGGCTACGAAACCCAACACCAATATTCGTTATTCGTTATTCGTTATTCGTTATTTGTTCACTGATTACTGGTCACTGGGAGACGTTCCATGGAACGTCTCTACATTGGTCACTGTAAAAGGTTGGGTGGAGGCTACGAAACCCAACCTAGAATCAGTGGCTAGAATCCCCCCTAATATCAAGTTCGGGTAATTGCTTATGATTGGTGTTGGGTTTCGCGGTAGCTTCACAAGGGCCTACGTTTTATGCTCGATCGAGCGAACTTGATCTAAGCCCCCCTTATGATTGGTGTTGGGTTTCGCGGTAGCTTCACAAGGGCCTACTTTTGATCTAATTTGTGTTGGGTTTCGCGGTAGCTGCACCCAACCTACGTTTGATCATTGATTGGATTTTTTTCTGCGGCGACGAGGCAATCGAAACTTTCTTTTATTTTTACTCTTTTTCTCATCCGTAGGTGCAGTGGGATAGAATCTTTTTAGCCAACCATTACGCCAGAAAAATAGAATTAGCCCGATCGCAACGATCGCCATTAAGCCAAGAACTACAAAATAACTCCATTTCCAAGTTAATTCGGGCATATATTCAAAATTCATCCCATACACTCCCGCAATAAATGTAAGGGGAACAAAAATACTAGAAACATTGTATCTAATAATAAATAAGTTAAGTAATCAACCCCGGAAGTGCGAATTTTCCCCTTATTATTTTTTAATCGCTCACGGACGGGATTAAAACAGTCGTGGTTGGGTTCTTCTTGAAACGTTAATAAATAGCTTTTTCCTAACACAAAACTCACTTGTTGAGTATAAAACCCATCCTCTTCTGGTTTCGGTTGTACTAAGTGAACGATCACAATTAACTGCTCATTATAATCTTCTAGTTTCGGACGTTGTGGCACATTCACCACATCTTCTAGTAATAAAGGATGGAGCTTGAAAATTTGCCCAATTTGTTTTAGAATACGCTCAGAACCAAGTCCTTGTACATCTAACCAAGAAGCAGATTCACTTCCTAAATAATGTTCTAAAGTTGAAGGGTCAATATTATTTTTTTTACCGCGTGTTTCGGAGTATAATCAATTAAAA
This window contains:
- the secG gene encoding preprotein translocase subunit SecG, which gives rise to MTVETLLEITSIASALLLIVLVLLHSPKSDGLGGLSGQSELFTSTKSAEKTLNRITWALGLVFISSTIVLSAGWV